The following proteins are co-located in the Saccharomycodes ludwigii strain NBRC 1722 chromosome V, whole genome shotgun sequence genome:
- the OSH6 gene encoding oxysterol-binding protein OSH6 (similar to Saccharomyces cerevisiae YHR001W | OSH7 | OxySterol binding protein Homolog (paralog of YKR003W | OSH6)), whose translation MPLGMLKGISGGSSGGENKSSQSVDSSSSSNVVTQGNQYHNNHQDSGSNSTSQEKTSGSSTLDTDDIDETDEGGQSILLGIISQLKPGCDLSRITLPTFILEKKSMLERITNQLQQPDILLDAHAEKDPLERFVKVVKWYLSGWHIAPRAVKKPLNPVLGEYFTCYWDLPNKEQAFYISEQTSHHPPKSAYFYMIPESQIRVDGVVFPRSRFLGNSSAAMMEGLAVLSFLDMKDPRNSGPEKYTFTQPNVYVRGVLFGKMRIELGDHMIIKGPTYHVDIEFKTKGFISGTYDAIEGVIKDYKGNDYYEISGKWNDIMYIKSLRGKGHKKQVLLDVNKTHPLKPKVRSLDEQGEYESRKLWKKVTDALAVRDHEVATEEKYKIEENQRELAKKRIEDGVTFHPKLFRESTNPEDELDYYLYRCIPSTASDEEKIKDILETAPILPGQHFTEKFMIPAYKKHQLQEKLLKESEKK comes from the coding sequence ATGCCGTTAGGAATGTTAAAGGGAATAAGTGGAGGTAGTTCTGGtggtgaaaataaatcttctCAATCAGTTGATTCATCCTCTTCTTCAAATGTCGTAACCCAAGGTAACCAATACCATAATAACCACCAAGATAGTGGTAGTAATTCTACTAGCCAGGAAAAAACCAGTGGAAGTAGTACTTTAGATACGGATGATATAGATGAAACCGATGAAGGTGGCCAAAGTATCTTGTTAGGTATTATTTCCCAATTAAAGCCTGGTTGTGATTTATCAAGGATCACGTTGCCAACctttattttggaaaaaaaatctatgTTAGAGAGAATCACTAACCAATTACAACAACCTGATATATTGCTAGATGCCCATGCCGAGAAGGACCCATTGGAACGTTTTGTTAAGGTTGTCAAGTGGTATTTGTCTGGTTGGCATATTGCTCCTAGAGCTGTTAAAAAACCGTTGAACCCTGTTTTAGGTGAATATTTCACTTGTTATTGGGATTTGCCAAACAAAGAGCAGGCTTTTTACATTTCAGAACAGACCAGCCACCATCCACCAAAGTCGGCTTATTTCTATATGATTCCTGAATCCCAGATTAGAGTTGATGGTGTCGTTTTTCCTAGATCTAGATTTTTGGGAAATTCTTCTGCTGCTATGATGGAAGGGCTAGCTGTTTTGTCGTTTTTGGACATGAAAGATCCTAGAAATAGCGGACCGGAAAAATATACTTTTACTCAACCTAATGTTTACGTGAGAGGCGTTTTGTTTGGTAAAATGCGTATTGAGTTAGGGGACCATATGATCATCAAGGGGCCTACCTATCATGTTGATATTGAGTTCAAGACCAAAGGATTTATATCAGGTACCTACGATGCTATTGAGGGCGTTATTAAAGATTATAAAGGGAATGATTATTACGAAATCAGCGGTAAGTGGAATGATATTATGTATATCAAGAGTTTGAGAGGGAAAGGTCATAAAAAACAGGTTTTGTTGGATGTCAACAAGACACATCCATTAAAACCAAAAGTTAGAAGTTTGGATGAACAAGGTGAATATGAATCTAGGAAATTATGGAAAAAGGTTACAGACGCCTTGGCTGTTCGTGATCATGAAGTGGCTACCGAGGAGAAATACAAGATTGAGGAAAACCAAAGAGAATTGGCTAAGAAGAGAATTGAAGATGGTGTAACTTTTCAtccaaaattatttagAGAGTCTACCAACCCTGAAGATGAGTTAGATTACTATTTGTATAGATGTATTCCAAGCACAGCCTCTGATGAAGAAAAGATTAAGGATATTTTAGAAACTGCGCCAATCCTGCCAGGTCAACACTTTACTGAAAAGTTTATGATTCCTGCATATAAAAAGCATCAACTTCAAGAAAAACTGCTCAAAGaatctgaaaaaaaatag